A stretch of the Pristis pectinata isolate sPriPec2 chromosome 7, sPriPec2.1.pri, whole genome shotgun sequence genome encodes the following:
- the scamp1 gene encoding secretory carrier-associated membrane protein 1, which translates to MSDFDSNPFADPEFNNPFKDPSVTQVTRNPPPALEEYNPFTDGRKAPSGNIEKPPMPSTQPAIMKPTEEPPTYAQRTQETAAAQAELLRRQEELEQKAAELDRREREMKNLSYDPRKNNWPPLPERCPVGPCFYQDLSVDIPVEFQKTVKMLYYLWMFHAVTLLVNIFGCLAWFCVDSYRGVDFGLSILWFLLFTPCSFVCWYRPLYKAFRSDSSFSFFLFFFVFICQFAVHVLQSVGIPQWGNCGWISALTALNKSIPVGVLMMIIAAAFTGSSVVSLIMFKKVHGMYRTTGASFEKAQQEFATGVMSNKTVQTAAANAASTAARGAFKGNQI; encoded by the exons GATCCATCAGTTACACAAGTGACGAGAAATCCACCACCAGCATTAGAAGAATACAATCCTTTCACAGATGGACGCAAA GCACCATCaggaaatattgaaaagcctCCAATGCCCAGTACGCAGCCAGCTATTATGAAGCCTACAGAGGAGCCTCCCACATATGCTCAGCGTACACAG GAAACTGCTGCAGCCCAGGCTGAGTTGTTGAGACGTCAGGAAGAACTAGAGCAAAAAGCAGCAGAGCTTGATCGGCGAGAGCGTGAGATGAAAAATCTCAGTTATGATC CTCGGAAGAACAATTGGCCTCCACTTCCTGAACGATGTCCTGTGGGGCCATGTTTCTATCAAGACCTCTCGGTAGATATCCCTGTTGAATTTCAAAAGACAGTCAAGATGCTCTACTACTTATGGATGT TTCATGCAGTAACACTTCTGGTAAATATTTTTGGTTGCCTTGCCTGGTTCTGTGTTGATAGCTATCGAGGCGTGGACTTTGGCCTGTCCATTCTCTGGTTCTTGCTTTTTACCCCATGTTCGTTTGTTTGTTGGTACAGACCACTTTACAAGGCTTTCAG GAGTGACAGTTCCTTCAGCTTCTTTCTATTCTTCTTCGTATTTATCTGTCAGTTTGCTGTCCATGTTCTACAATCAGTAGGAATTCCACAGTGGGGGAACTG TGGTTGGATTTCAGCACTAACAGCTCTTAATAAAAGTATCCCTGTCGGTGTTCTGATGATGATTATTGCAGCAGCTTTTACTGGTTCATCTGTTGTCTCGCTAATTATGTTCAAAAAG gtgcatggaatgtatcGTACTACAGGAGCTAGCTTTGAAAAAGCTCAGCAAGAGTTTGCGACAGGAGTAATGTCAAACAAAACTGTACAAACCGCTGCAGCAAATGCAGCCTCTACTGCTGCTCGTGGTGCTTTCAAAGGCAACCAAATCTAA